The following are encoded in a window of Thermoproteota archaeon genomic DNA:
- a CDS encoding ArsR family transcriptional regulator codes for MSTLLEKQIEINRIVTTSVDQARAIEDPARAKVLEILYRKSYSAEQITNELKKSGYKKALTTIRHHLDILKEAGLIEIVKIQESRGAITKYYGTSTKLLGYNAPEDFDAKYSSVIKNTSKKLEDIFKTLAPKAAPKTKKQKLDPAYSQYVLLEIMNRAMTKVMENTFGQTKKTKKN; via the coding sequence ATGTCAACTCTGCTAGAGAAACAAATCGAAATCAATAGAATTGTCACAACAAGTGTTGATCAGGCACGTGCAATAGAAGACCCTGCACGAGCAAAAGTCCTGGAAATTTTGTACCGAAAATCATATTCGGCAGAACAGATTACAAACGAGCTAAAAAAATCTGGGTACAAAAAGGCCTTGACTACTATTCGGCATCATTTGGACATTCTAAAAGAAGCTGGATTGATTGAGATTGTTAAAATTCAAGAAAGTAGAGGAGCAATAACCAAATACTATGGAACATCAACGAAACTGCTTGGGTATAATGCCCCCGAAGATTTTGACGCCAAATATTCTTCTGTGATCAAGAACACCTCCAAAAAATTAGAAGACATATTCAAAACCCTAGCCCCAAAGGCCGCTCCGAAAACTAAGAAGCAAAAATTAGATCCTGCATACTCTCAGTATGTGCTACTGGAGATAATGAACCGTGCTATGACTAAGGTTATGGAAAATACCTTTGGTCAAACCAAGAAGACAAAGAAAAACTAG
- a CDS encoding PPOX class F420-dependent oxidoreductase, whose translation MNSKAISLLNDKNLVYIATLMKDGAPQLSPVWANYENEHILVNTAEGRIKHKNVLRDPRVAISVVSNSNPLDMTTIRGTVVKIIPDYDYNHADKLTKKYLNMEHYPFKRPGEKRIILKIKPERVFVLPELKMNQE comes from the coding sequence ATGAATTCAAAAGCAATTTCATTACTCAATGACAAAAACTTAGTCTACATTGCAACATTGATGAAAGATGGTGCTCCTCAACTTTCTCCTGTATGGGCAAATTATGAGAATGAACACATTCTAGTTAATACTGCAGAGGGAAGAATAAAGCACAAAAATGTTCTTCGTGATCCTCGAGTTGCAATTTCTGTTGTGTCAAATTCTAATCCTCTTGATATGACTACAATTCGTGGTACTGTTGTAAAAATAATTCCTGATTATGATTACAATCATGCAGATAAACTTACAAAAAAATATCTAAACATGGAACATTATCCTTTCAAACGCCCAGGTGAGAAGAGAATTATTCTTAAAATTAAACCTGAACGTGTTTTTGTTTTGCCAGAATTAAAAATGAATCAAGAGTAA
- a CDS encoding DUF4352 domain-containing protein, protein MSNYFILGIKVKPPYFDAKLPSIYKKFNDSFMARVGLVIFFVAILASVGIAIYVFTMFNTNFVYANEGEKVQIGPIVYVVQYEGQFEGDKETKPEHSFFKIRINAQNLGNEPSKITGGQFYIIDENNQKTQPVYGKFSKEDLLTYELQPQETQTWTTQFDVPFDDTKQYKIGIRATKDQNSMDIGIICMLNC, encoded by the coding sequence ATGTCCAACTATTTTATCCTAGGAATAAAAGTTAAACCCCCCTATTTTGATGCAAAATTACCATCTATATACAAGAAATTCAACGATTCTTTTATGGCAAGAGTTGGCTTGGTAATATTTTTTGTTGCAATTTTGGCATCAGTAGGCATAGCAATCTATGTTTTTACCATGTTTAACACCAACTTTGTCTACGCAAATGAGGGGGAAAAGGTCCAGATTGGGCCAATTGTTTATGTTGTCCAGTATGAAGGGCAGTTTGAAGGAGATAAAGAAACCAAACCTGAGCATAGTTTCTTTAAAATTCGAATAAATGCACAAAATCTTGGGAACGAACCAAGTAAGATTACAGGAGGACAGTTCTACATCATTGATGAAAATAACCAAAAAACACAACCAGTTTATGGTAAATTTTCAAAAGAAGATTTGCTAACGTATGAATTGCAACCTCAAGAAACACAGACCTGGACTACGCAATTTGATGTTCCTTTTGACGATACAAAACAATACAAAATAGGAATTAGAGCAACAAAAGACCAAAACTCGATGGATATTGGAATTATTTGTATGCTAAATTGTTAA
- the purC gene encoding phosphoribosylaminoimidazolesuccinocarboxamide synthase codes for MKFLTSGKVKDIYEFTETEILFKFSNRVSAYDVKFKEEIPKKGEVLCKFAEFWFEKLSVKNHFVKRSSDTEIIVKKMKMLPIECVVRGYFYGSLVNRWKSGTVTLPKNTQTELAAKLTEPIFDPTTKSEHDIPITKQSAIEMNLVSNDEYDWLSSNSIEIYKKMSKIADDAGFILADLKLEFGKLDGEITLGDSIGPDEYRLWLKDDYKVGKIQEAYDKQLLRDWLTANGYQKQFDTQREQGIEPTPPSIPSDIIQRMTQRYVTAYQRLTGHAL; via the coding sequence TTGAAATTTCTTACTTCGGGAAAAGTAAAAGACATCTACGAGTTTACTGAGACTGAAATTTTATTCAAATTTAGTAATAGGGTTTCTGCATATGATGTAAAATTCAAAGAAGAGATTCCAAAGAAAGGAGAAGTACTTTGCAAGTTTGCAGAATTTTGGTTTGAAAAACTATCTGTAAAGAATCATTTTGTTAAACGCAGCTCTGATACTGAAATAATTGTAAAAAAAATGAAAATGTTGCCAATTGAATGTGTTGTGCGTGGTTATTTTTATGGAAGTTTAGTGAATCGCTGGAAATCCGGCACCGTAACTTTACCTAAAAACACTCAAACAGAACTTGCAGCAAAACTTACCGAACCAATTTTTGATCCTACTACAAAGTCTGAGCATGACATTCCAATAACAAAACAATCTGCCATTGAGATGAATCTTGTAAGTAATGACGAATATGATTGGCTTTCTTCAAATTCAATTGAAATTTACAAAAAGATGTCTAAAATTGCTGATGATGCCGGTTTCATTTTAGCTGATCTTAAACTGGAATTTGGAAAATTAGATGGGGAAATAACTTTAGGTGATTCTATTGGTCCTGATGAATACCGATTATGGTTAAAGGATGATTATAAGGTTGGGAAAATCCAAGAGGCATATGACAAACAATTACTACGTGATTGGTTGACTGCAAATGGATATCAAAAACAATTTGACACTCAACGGGAACAAGGAATTGAACCTACTCCACCATCAATTCCTTCTGATATCATTCAAAGAATGACACAAAGATATGTGACTGCATATCAGCGCCTTACTGGCCACGCTCTATAA
- a CDS encoding DUF2299 domain-containing protein, with the protein MQIRNNVERWLIHESYSFNETKSEDDIFKMTIKHVGGFGNPVEIFEPKSQPNVLVIGSKVALKNNQNARFLKLNDDEKKNFEKKVEDYCYSLQAVHRFIDEDGKKKIGVYVVLDKEEQLNQNSFFDALQRVVEMSEKMTQFLMKTF; encoded by the coding sequence ATGCAGATAAGAAATAATGTTGAAAGATGGTTGATTCATGAGAGCTATTCCTTCAATGAGACAAAGAGTGAGGACGATATTTTCAAAATGACAATAAAACATGTCGGGGGTTTTGGCAATCCAGTTGAAATTTTTGAGCCAAAGTCACAACCAAATGTACTGGTCATTGGCTCAAAAGTTGCACTAAAAAACAATCAGAATGCCAGATTTCTAAAACTAAACGATGATGAAAAGAAAAATTTTGAAAAAAAAGTAGAGGATTACTGCTATTCCTTGCAGGCAGTACACAGATTCATTGATGAAGACGGAAAGAAGAAGATAGGAGTTTACGTTGTTTTAGACAAAGAAGAGCAGCTCAACCAGAACTCATTCTTTGATGCATTGCAAAGAGTAGTTGAAATGAGTGAAAAAATGACACAATTTTTAATGAAGACTTTTTAG
- a CDS encoding histone: MATSKAKRSAAAKKAARTRKRNAKLKAEAAKKAAAKRRRSAAAKKAAAKRKRTARRAAPKRRTARRAAPKRRTAARKGGAKRRTAKRRR, translated from the coding sequence ATGGCAACATCAAAAGCCAAAAGAAGTGCAGCTGCAAAGAAAGCAGCTCGCACCAGAAAGCGCAATGCAAAACTAAAAGCAGAAGCTGCAAAGAAAGCAGCAGCTAAGAGAAGACGCAGTGCAGCTGCAAAGAAAGCAGCAGCTAAGAGAAAGCGCACTGCACGAAGGGCCGCTCCAAAGAGACGAACAGCTAGAAGAGCAGCTCCAAAGAGACGCACCGCAGCAAGAAAGGGCGGAGCTAAACGTCGTACAGCAAAGAGACGACGATAA